A genomic window from Streptomyces sp. 846.5 includes:
- a CDS encoding roadblock/LC7 domain-containing protein, which translates to MTTTDRSLDWLLENLLQKTPGTRHALVLSRDGLKLCLSSGLTVDQADQLAAIASGIQSLSHGASIEFGDGSGGVRQSMTEFHGGILFIVEAGVGAHLAVVAGDDADPGIVGHNMSELVEQIGVHLRAEPRQHA; encoded by the coding sequence ATGACCACCACCGACCGCAGCCTCGACTGGCTGCTGGAGAACCTGCTCCAGAAGACCCCGGGGACCCGGCACGCCCTGGTGCTCTCGCGCGACGGCCTCAAGCTCTGCCTGTCCTCCGGCCTCACCGTGGACCAGGCCGACCAGCTCGCCGCGATCGCGTCCGGCATCCAGAGCCTGTCCCACGGCGCCTCCATCGAGTTCGGCGACGGCAGCGGCGGCGTCCGCCAGTCCATGACCGAGTTCCACGGCGGCATCCTGTTCATCGTCGAGGCGGGGGTCGGCGCGCATCTGGCGGTCGTCGCCGGGGACGACGCCGACCCGGGCATCGTCGGCCACAACATGAGCGAGCTGGTCGAACAGATCGGGGTACATCTGCGGGCCGAGCCGAGGCAGCACGCATGA